In Synechococcus sp. PCC 6312, one genomic interval encodes:
- a CDS encoding DUF433 domain-containing protein — protein sequence MDYQHIITIEPGKRSGKPCIRGMRITVYDILEYLASGMTETEILEDFSELTSDDIKACLSFAADREKKLFVTSL from the coding sequence ATGGACTACCAACACATCATCACAATTGAGCCAGGAAAGCGTAGTGGCAAGCCTTGTATTCGAGGGATGCGGATCACGGTCTATGACATCCTAGAATATTTGGCATCTGGCATGACCGAAACGGAAATTCTAGAAGATTTTTCTGAACTCACTTCAGATGATATTAAAGCTTGCCTTTCATTTGCGGCTGATCGTGAGAAGAAATTATTTGTGACATCCCTGTGA
- a CDS encoding DUF5615 family PIN-like protein, producing the protein MKLLLDENLSDRIVSRIIDLYPDSKHVKTLGLINTDDTVIWNYAKTHGFIIVSKDSDFHQRSLLYGHPPKFIYLRVGNCPTSLIIQTLRDNRDTITQFEGRHTESLLILTSGKAAAQG; encoded by the coding sequence GTGAAACTGCTCTTAGATGAAAATCTATCTGACCGAATTGTTAGCAGAATTATCGATCTCTATCCTGATTCCAAGCACGTCAAAACCCTAGGATTAATTAATACGGACGATACCGTAATTTGGAACTATGCCAAAACGCATGGTTTTATAATTGTTTCTAAAGATTCTGATTTTCATCAACGAAGTTTACTCTATGGTCATCCACCCAAGTTTATTTATCTTCGAGTTGGCAATTGCCCGACATCGTTGATTATTCAAACTTTGAGGGATAACAGAGACACAATCACCCAGTTTGAAGGTCGCCACACAGAAAGTCTTTTGATCTTGACATCGGGGAAAGCCGCAGCGCAAGGTTAG
- a CDS encoding ABC transporter ATP-binding protein — MANHPLLQLLRHTHRHQAQIWRASLCSVLNKVFDLAPPLLIGMAVDVVVERQNSLLARWGIVDVTAQLILLSVLSFVIWSLESLFEYLYDRLWRNLAQTVQHELRLEAYAHLQNLEMAYFEERSSGTLMAILNDDINQLERFLDRGANEILQVTTTVLVIGAVFFALAPGVAWFSMIPMPFIFWGSVAFQKRLAPRYADVREKAGLINERLTNNLGGILTIKSFTSEVYELDRLGLDSEAYRQSNQRAIALSAAYVPLIRFVILFGFTATLLFGGIAASRGALDVGAYSVMVFLTQRLLWPLTRLGETLDQYQRAMASTQRVITLLETPIAIHPGQRPLFRTQVKGELEFISVNFGYANRPGILKNINLKIPAGQTIGVVGATGSGKSTLVKLLLRLYEIHGGQILLDGIEIHEYNLRDLRASIGLVSQDVFLFHGTVAENISYGTFDATPAEITQAAKIAEAHEFIQQLPQGYDTVVGERGQKLSGGQRQRLAIARAILKDPPILVLDEATSAVDNETEAAIQRSLAHITQNRTTIAVAHRLSTIRQAHCIYVMEQGEIAEFGTHEELLGKNGIYTHLWRVQTGAMGEIEKSLR, encoded by the coding sequence GTGGCTAATCATCCCCTCCTCCAACTCCTCCGCCATACCCATCGTCATCAAGCCCAAATTTGGCGAGCCTCCCTTTGTTCAGTGCTCAATAAAGTCTTTGATTTAGCACCGCCGCTCTTAATTGGCATGGCCGTGGATGTGGTGGTCGAACGGCAAAACTCTCTCCTCGCCCGGTGGGGGATTGTAGATGTCACAGCGCAGTTAATTCTTTTGTCCGTTCTCTCCTTTGTGATTTGGAGCTTGGAATCCCTATTTGAATACCTTTACGACCGACTCTGGCGGAACTTGGCCCAAACTGTCCAACATGAATTGCGTCTGGAAGCCTATGCCCACCTGCAAAACCTGGAAATGGCCTATTTTGAAGAACGCAGCAGTGGCACATTAATGGCCATTTTGAATGATGACATTAACCAACTGGAACGATTTTTAGACCGGGGGGCGAATGAAATTCTCCAGGTGACCACAACTGTTTTGGTAATTGGCGCAGTCTTTTTTGCTCTCGCTCCGGGCGTGGCCTGGTTTTCCATGATTCCGATGCCGTTTATTTTTTGGGGTTCTGTTGCCTTTCAGAAAAGACTGGCCCCTCGCTATGCTGATGTCCGGGAAAAAGCGGGCCTGATCAATGAGCGACTGACGAACAACTTAGGCGGCATTCTGACCATTAAAAGTTTTACCTCAGAGGTGTATGAATTAGACCGCCTGGGCCTGGACAGTGAAGCCTATCGCCAAAGTAACCAGCGCGCCATTGCCCTTAGTGCCGCCTATGTCCCCTTAATTCGCTTTGTGATTTTGTTTGGGTTCACGGCCACCTTGTTGTTTGGGGGGATAGCTGCCAGTCGAGGTGCATTGGATGTGGGTGCCTACAGTGTGATGGTTTTTCTGACTCAGCGTTTACTCTGGCCCTTAACCCGGCTTGGGGAAACCTTGGATCAATATCAACGGGCGATGGCTTCTACTCAGCGAGTGATTACCCTCCTTGAAACTCCGATAGCGATCCACCCAGGCCAGCGTCCGCTATTCCGAACTCAAGTCAAAGGGGAACTGGAATTTATCAGCGTGAATTTTGGGTATGCGAACCGGCCTGGCATCCTCAAAAACATCAATCTCAAAATTCCAGCCGGTCAAACCATTGGGGTTGTCGGGGCAACGGGATCCGGTAAAAGTACCTTAGTTAAACTACTCCTGCGACTCTATGAAATTCACGGCGGGCAAATTCTTCTCGATGGCATTGAAATTCATGAATATAACCTCAGGGATTTAAGAGCCAGCATTGGCCTGGTCAGTCAGGATGTGTTCTTGTTTCATGGCACGGTTGCGGAAAATATTTCCTATGGGACATTTGATGCCACCCCAGCAGAGATTACCCAGGCCGCCAAAATTGCTGAAGCCCACGAATTTATTCAACAACTGCCCCAAGGCTATGACACAGTGGTCGGGGAACGGGGGCAAAAACTCTCTGGGGGGCAACGTCAACGGTTAGCTATTGCCAGGGCGATTTTGAAAGACCCCCCAATCCTAGTTTTGGATGAAGCCACCTCTGCTGTGGATAATGAAACCGAAGCCGCGATTCAACGCTCCTTAGCCCACATCACCCAAAATCGGACAACCATTGCTGTTGCCCATCGCCTTTCCACCATCCGCCAGGCCCACTGTATTTATGTCATGGAGCAAGGGGAAATTGCCGAGTTTGGTACCCATGAGGAATTGCTCGGAAAAAATGGAATTTATACCCATCTTTGGCGGGTGCAAACCGGAGCAATGGGCGAGATAGAGAAATCGTTACGCTAA
- a CDS encoding site-specific DNA-methyltransferase, protein MKKGSRTRPFGSSQRINHDASGYYESKLYQDLKHPPQAHSQVDLPFPNAYLDKTIHHSSEKMSELPDNCLHLMITSPPYNVSKTYDSDLSLTEYLGLLKRVFQETYRVLTHGGRACINVANLGRKPYIPLSDYISQMMLEIGFLMRGEIIWQKGAGAGGSMAWGSWQSASNPVLRDTHEYILVFSKGTFARKKQDRENTITKDQFMEWTKSVWTMNPESAKKVGHPAPFPVELPFRLIQLYSYKNDIILDPFMGSGSTAIAAITANRHYVGYELDQHYIDLANIRLEPHLLKATSSLLAYR, encoded by the coding sequence ATGAAAAAAGGGAGTAGAACCCGGCCATTTGGTTCAAGTCAGCGGATTAATCATGATGCCTCTGGTTATTATGAATCCAAGCTTTATCAAGACCTCAAGCATCCTCCCCAAGCTCACAGTCAGGTAGATCTGCCCTTTCCTAATGCTTACTTAGATAAAACTATCCATCACAGTTCTGAGAAAATGTCGGAATTGCCCGATAACTGTTTGCATTTGATGATTACGTCTCCCCCCTATAATGTCAGTAAAACCTATGATTCGGATTTATCACTTACAGAATATTTAGGTTTACTCAAACGCGTTTTTCAAGAAACCTATCGAGTTTTAACACATGGTGGGCGAGCCTGTATTAATGTCGCTAACTTAGGCCGAAAACCTTATATTCCCTTGTCTGACTATATTTCTCAAATGATGCTTGAAATTGGCTTTTTGATGCGAGGGGAAATTATCTGGCAAAAAGGGGCAGGCGCAGGGGGTTCCATGGCCTGGGGAAGTTGGCAGTCGGCTTCAAATCCTGTCTTACGGGATACCCATGAATATATTTTGGTGTTTTCTAAAGGCACATTTGCACGAAAAAAACAGGATCGGGAGAATACGATTACCAAAGACCAATTTATGGAATGGACAAAATCTGTTTGGACAATGAACCCCGAATCTGCTAAAAAAGTTGGTCATCCTGCCCCATTTCCCGTTGAATTACCCTTTCGCTTGATCCAGCTTTATAGCTACAAGAATGATATTATTCTTGATCCCTTTATGGGAAGTGGTTCTACTGCAATTGCGGCTATTACGGCTAATCGTCATTATGTGGGCTATGAGTTAGATCAGCACTATATTGACTTAGCAAATATCCGACTTGAACCCCATCTGCTCAAAGCCACATCATCGCTTCTGGCATACCGATAA
- a CDS encoding TIGR04168 family protein: protein MTVITSSPDLNIKTIAVVGDIHELWNSDDATALKLLNVDVALFVGDFGNEAVAVVQGIAAIDLPKAVALGNHDAWYSATDWGRKKCPYNRQIEDRVQQQLDLLGVAHVGYGYRDFPSCRFAVVGGRPFSWGGPELKNIHYLQERFGICNLSESTAEIIQAARQAPTDTLWFISHNGPAGLGDYPESPCGRDWQPLGGDFGDPDLAAAIQQLKQEGKRIPLVAFGHMHHRLRHRNDRQRTPIAIHGDTIYLNAAVCPRMIQAQDQTWRTFMVVFWDGERIMDINQAWVNVKDQRIQHRSLLHQANLQPFLPQISAIEELNLSVCQKR from the coding sequence ATGACCGTTATTACCAGTTCCCCTGACTTAAACATAAAAACTATTGCGGTGGTGGGTGATATTCACGAACTCTGGAATAGTGATGATGCCACGGCCCTGAAGCTCTTAAATGTGGATGTCGCCCTTTTCGTGGGGGACTTTGGGAATGAAGCGGTGGCGGTTGTCCAAGGAATTGCGGCCATTGATCTACCTAAGGCAGTGGCGTTGGGAAATCATGATGCTTGGTACAGTGCTACGGATTGGGGCCGGAAAAAATGTCCTTACAATCGCCAAATTGAAGACCGAGTCCAGCAACAACTTGATTTACTTGGGGTAGCCCATGTTGGGTATGGCTATCGAGATTTTCCCAGTTGTAGGTTTGCAGTGGTGGGGGGACGGCCCTTTAGTTGGGGTGGACCGGAGCTAAAAAATATTCACTACCTTCAGGAGCGATTTGGGATTTGTAACTTATCGGAGTCCACAGCAGAGATCATCCAAGCCGCACGCCAGGCCCCGACTGATACCCTGTGGTTTATTTCCCACAATGGCCCGGCTGGTTTAGGGGATTACCCAGAATCTCCCTGTGGACGAGATTGGCAACCTTTGGGCGGAGATTTTGGTGATCCGGATTTAGCAGCGGCCATTCAGCAGTTAAAACAGGAGGGGAAACGGATTCCTTTAGTTGCCTTTGGTCATATGCATCACCGTTTACGACACCGGAATGATCGCCAACGCACCCCAATTGCCATTCATGGAGATACTATTTATCTCAATGCGGCGGTTTGTCCCCGAATGATCCAGGCCCAGGATCAAACATGGCGCACCTTTATGGTGGTCTTTTGGGATGGAGAACGAATTATGGATATTAACCAGGCCTGGGTCAATGTGAAGGATCAACGGATTCAACACCGATCACTACTCCATCAAGCCAATTTACAACCCTTTCTCCCTCAAATCAGCGCCATCGAAGAATTAAACTTATCGGTATGCCAGAAGCGATGA
- the glmU gene encoding bifunctional UDP-N-acetylglucosamine diphosphorylase/glucosamine-1-phosphate N-acetyltransferase GlmU yields the protein MIAVAVLAAGRGTRMKSQLPKVLHPLGGRSLVEWVFQSVADLAPTHKIVIVGYAGDMVRQALQDLPQIQFVDQTEQLGTGHAVQQVMPLLENFTGDLLVLNGDVPLLRRETLRALLTTHQAHGNAATILTAQIPDPQGYGRVICDGNNIVKQIVEDRDCTAAQKQNRRINAGVYCFHYPQLAEVLPHLKSENDQQEFYLTDAVNDLDPVMAMDVEDYEEILGVNDRQQLAAAYQILQRRIKQYWMMAGVTLIDPDSITIDDTVQLAPDVILEPQTHLRGQTAIGSGSQIGPGSYIENSQIEANVSVKFSVITDSQIAEASQIGPYAHLRGHSQIGSHCRIGNFVELKKATLGNHTKASHLSYLGDAHLGNQVNIGAGTITANYDGLNKHQTVIGHRSKTGANSVLVAPVELGEDVTVAAGSTVTADVPSQSLVIARARQVIKPGWQLSPPSAP from the coding sequence ATGATAGCCGTAGCGGTACTGGCAGCCGGGCGGGGAACAAGGATGAAGTCTCAGTTACCGAAAGTTCTCCATCCCCTTGGGGGCCGCTCACTCGTAGAATGGGTTTTTCAAAGTGTTGCAGATTTAGCCCCTACTCACAAAATTGTGATTGTCGGTTATGCCGGGGACATGGTTCGCCAGGCCCTCCAAGACCTACCTCAGATCCAATTTGTTGACCAAACTGAGCAATTGGGCACAGGTCACGCTGTCCAACAGGTCATGCCATTACTGGAGAATTTCACAGGGGATCTACTGGTACTCAATGGGGATGTGCCCCTGCTGCGCCGAGAAACGCTCAGAGCATTACTAACAACCCACCAGGCCCATGGTAATGCTGCCACCATCCTCACAGCCCAAATTCCCGATCCCCAGGGCTATGGCCGAGTCATTTGTGATGGGAACAACATCGTCAAGCAAATTGTTGAAGACCGAGATTGCACCGCGGCCCAAAAGCAAAATCGCCGGATCAATGCTGGAGTCTATTGTTTTCATTACCCTCAACTTGCTGAAGTGTTGCCTCACCTGAAAAGCGAAAACGACCAGCAGGAGTTCTATCTCACAGATGCCGTTAATGATCTGGATCCAGTCATGGCTATGGATGTCGAGGACTATGAAGAAATTCTGGGGGTGAATGATCGGCAACAATTAGCCGCCGCCTATCAAATCCTCCAAAGACGGATTAAGCAATATTGGATGATGGCCGGTGTCACCTTGATTGATCCCGACAGCATTACCATTGACGACACCGTTCAGTTAGCCCCCGATGTCATTCTGGAACCCCAAACTCATCTGCGGGGCCAAACCGCTATCGGTTCAGGTTCACAAATTGGACCAGGAAGCTACATTGAAAATAGCCAAATTGAGGCCAACGTCTCTGTCAAGTTTTCTGTTATTACCGACTCTCAAATTGCTGAAGCTAGCCAAATTGGCCCCTATGCTCATCTGCGCGGCCACAGTCAAATCGGCAGCCATTGTCGGATTGGAAATTTTGTTGAACTCAAGAAAGCAACCCTCGGCAATCACACCAAAGCCTCTCATCTCTCCTATCTTGGTGATGCCCACTTAGGCAATCAGGTTAACATTGGGGCGGGCACAATTACCGCAAACTATGATGGTCTGAACAAGCATCAAACCGTTATTGGACATCGAAGTAAAACTGGGGCAAATTCTGTTTTGGTCGCTCCGGTGGAATTAGGCGAAGATGTGACTGTCGCAGCAGGTTCAACCGTAACCGCAGATGTCCCCTCCCAGAGCCTAGTGATTGCCCGCGCCCGTCAAGTGATTAAGCCCGGTTGGCAACTGTCCCCTCCTTCTGCACCCTAA
- a CDS encoding pentapeptide repeat-containing protein, with protein sequence MEALNTRDFFLRWRAGERDFSGLDLRRVDLTLEEVNYTDFTGSNLAGAVLNGADLIGCNFTQANLVSAKILGADLSAANLTEADLSNALISSSNLMGAQLTKANLRRAVLSCAIMRGTNLRGAKLRGANFDCTDLTGADLLGADALRPELLEAVLDNTTMPDGTVYELPS encoded by the coding sequence ATGGAAGCCCTGAATACTCGTGATTTTTTCCTCCGCTGGCGCGCTGGTGAACGGGATTTTTCTGGCCTGGATCTGCGGCGAGTGGACTTAACCCTAGAGGAAGTGAACTACACCGACTTTACGGGTTCCAACTTGGCTGGGGCGGTGCTGAATGGGGCCGATTTAATTGGTTGCAATTTTACCCAGGCCAATCTCGTTTCAGCCAAAATTCTCGGGGCAGATTTAAGCGCAGCAAACTTGACTGAAGCTGATCTGAGTAATGCGTTGATCAGTAGTTCTAACCTGATGGGGGCGCAATTAACCAAAGCAAATTTACGGCGGGCAGTCTTGAGTTGTGCGATTATGCGGGGAACAAACCTGCGGGGGGCAAAACTGCGGGGGGCAAATTTTGACTGCACGGATCTGACGGGGGCGGATCTATTGGGGGCAGATGCTTTGCGGCCAGAATTGCTTGAGGCGGTTTTGGATAATACAACTATGCCCGATGGAACTGTTTATGAGTTACCCAGCTAG
- a CDS encoding pentapeptide repeat-containing protein, with protein MIGNRLTRQGVITRLATDPTGDFSRLDLSEINLSGLELSHCNFDQARLDRTRFRHCNLNEANFSRAYLNGTDFFEANLTGANFSQTRIYRCRFSHANLTRGNFLLAEIWESKFVAALLKQADFTGATLYQVKLNRADCRQASLEIHHLYTKRKRMLSLIQD; from the coding sequence ATGATTGGCAATCGTCTGACCCGACAGGGGGTGATCACTCGTTTGGCTACTGATCCGACCGGGGATTTTTCTCGCTTAGATTTATCGGAAATTAACTTATCGGGTTTAGAGTTGAGCCACTGTAACTTTGACCAGGCCCGGTTGGATCGCACCCGTTTTCGACACTGTAACCTGAACGAAGCCAATTTTAGCCGGGCTTACCTAAATGGAACTGATTTTTTCGAGGCGAATCTAACCGGGGCAAATTTTAGTCAAACCCGAATTTATCGCTGTCGTTTTTCCCATGCCAATTTAACGCGAGGGAATTTCTTACTAGCTGAAATTTGGGAATCTAAATTTGTGGCAGCATTATTAAAACAGGCCGACTTTACAGGGGCAACGCTTTATCAAGTCAAACTCAATCGGGCTGATTGTCGCCAGGCCAGTTTAGAAATCCATCATCTCTATACCAAACGTAAACGGATGCTCAGCCTGATACAAGATTGA
- the egtD gene encoding L-histidine N(alpha)-methyltransferase — MIVTPIQSRLNVIYLEPGQQGRDGEDVIWGLSQPLKTVLPQYFYDGRGSQLFEQICQLPEYYPTRTELGILQRFATDIVEITGACELVELGSGSSLKTRILLDTAQAWGLPLHYLPIDVSGSILKESALALLTDYPNLAVTGIISTYEQGLSHLPPRKLPERMISFLGSTLGNLTPEECEQFFQWIQTSLKPAEYFLLGVDLVKPPGILAAAYNDEQGITAQFNLNLLSHLNWRFDGNFNLNAFQHRAIYNSQAQQIEMYLVSLESQQITLNALDFTCEFQPGELLHTEISRKFNLEQIQAQLRHHQLETVQAWTDEQDWFAVILAQRQN; from the coding sequence GTGATTGTGACTCCGATTCAATCCCGCTTGAATGTCATCTATCTTGAGCCAGGCCAACAGGGGCGAGATGGGGAGGATGTGATCTGGGGGTTGTCGCAGCCCTTAAAAACCGTACTTCCCCAATATTTTTATGATGGACGCGGCTCTCAGCTATTTGAGCAGATTTGCCAACTCCCCGAGTACTATCCAACTCGCACTGAATTAGGGATTCTCCAAAGATTTGCGACAGACATTGTCGAGATTACTGGGGCCTGTGAATTAGTGGAATTGGGCAGTGGTAGTTCGCTGAAAACCCGAATTCTATTAGATACCGCCCAGGCCTGGGGCTTACCGCTCCACTATTTACCAATTGATGTGAGTGGGAGCATCCTCAAGGAAAGTGCCTTAGCCCTATTAACGGATTATCCCAACTTGGCCGTGACGGGAATTATTAGTACCTATGAACAGGGTTTAAGCCATCTGCCCCCCCGGAAACTCCCAGAACGGATGATTAGTTTTTTGGGCAGTACCCTTGGTAATTTAACGCCCGAAGAATGTGAGCAGTTCTTTCAATGGATTCAAACCAGCCTCAAGCCAGCAGAATATTTTCTATTGGGAGTCGATTTAGTCAAGCCGCCAGGGATTTTAGCAGCAGCCTATAACGATGAACAAGGCATCACGGCACAATTTAATTTGAACTTGCTGTCCCACTTGAATTGGCGCTTTGATGGCAACTTTAATTTAAACGCCTTTCAACATCGGGCGATTTATAACTCCCAGGCCCAGCAGATTGAAATGTATTTAGTCAGTCTTGAGTCACAGCAGATTACCTTAAATGCCCTAGACTTTACCTGTGAATTTCAACCCGGTGAACTCCTCCATACGGAAATCTCGCGCAAGTTTAACTTAGAGCAAATTCAAGCCCAACTGCGACACCATCAACTGGAAACAGTACAGGCCTGGACGGACGAGCAGGATTGGTTTGCTGTGATTTTAGCTCAACGTCAAAACTAG
- the infB gene encoding translation initiation factor IF-2, with translation MSNGKVRIYDLAKELNRDNKDLLTICEKLAISVKSHSSTISDEEAAQIRQEAETFTPPVAPKPMRPAQAPARPKPSVPMPVKKSQQIVAVHSTHSRPTPALAPTSEGNSTPGLVEQPSRPVPQLHRPPAREGSLQPPIKPIVRAPQPPAPPAPATPEVEPLVQAQEPAPLPTLQGPPPRPRSTPSAAETAASASSLEGIAPPRKVRLPDPPRSQQLQHPEPLKVPGPKISVSGSEPVPPDVLPKPVHKLQPPPRLLDAPVRPAPPKPPGTGTSEDAIEVLQNDSVNRVLSTRGRRTRGKTAQEEEEELRAKNAAKGKRRTSGIEEEDELDFGADSLLKLQTIDVSQSLVRPPKPKATKSSRPVTVKPEAKPAPKKADKNDRRGHRGRDRQEEEEVTRPEKITLDGSLTVQELAMKLVVPESEVIKVLFFKGIAATINQALDLETAEMVTKELGIEVEAGTQESAAKKVTEMIEAGDLDYLQRRPPVVTIMGHVDHGKTSLLDAIRHAKVAQGEAGGITQHIGAYHVDVEHNGEPAQVVFLDTPGHEAFTAMRARGARVTDVAVLVVAADDGVQPQTIEAISHAKAAGVPIVVAINKIDKESAQPDRVKQELTEFNLVPEEWGGDTIMVPVSALQRENLDTLLEMILLVSEVEDLYANPDRPARGTVIEAHLDKARGAVATFLVQNGTLRVGDVFVAGACLGKVRAMIDDRGQRVEAAGPSFAVEVLGLTDVPAAGDEFEVFIDEKAARSLADQRTMEQRQVRLAQAMAARRVSLTTLSDQAREGELKELNLVLKADVQGSLEAILASLGQLPQDQVQLRILLSAPGEITETDVDLAAASSAVIVGFNTTLASGARQAADQNNVDIREYNIIYKLLDDLQAAMEGLLDPEMVEEELGQAEVRATFAVAKGVVAGCYVQAGKLVRNCKIRVQRGNQTVHSGVLTSLKRMKDDAKEVATGFECGVRLDDFQGWQEGDVIAAYQTVAKRRTL, from the coding sequence ATGAGTAACGGTAAAGTCAGAATTTACGATCTTGCGAAGGAACTGAATCGGGATAATAAGGATCTGTTGACGATTTGTGAAAAGTTGGCCATCTCGGTGAAAAGCCATAGCAGCACCATTTCTGATGAGGAAGCCGCCCAAATTCGCCAAGAAGCAGAGACCTTTACACCTCCCGTAGCCCCGAAACCGATGCGTCCGGCCCAGGCTCCAGCGCGACCGAAACCTTCTGTCCCGATGCCCGTCAAGAAATCTCAACAAATTGTGGCGGTTCACAGTACCCATTCTCGCCCGACCCCTGCCTTGGCCCCAACCAGTGAGGGCAATTCAACCCCTGGCCTGGTGGAGCAGCCGTCTCGACCTGTACCGCAACTCCACCGCCCCCCAGCCCGGGAGGGAAGTTTGCAACCGCCGATTAAGCCCATCGTGCGCGCGCCCCAGCCCCCGGCCCCGCCAGCACCTGCTACCCCGGAAGTTGAACCACTTGTCCAGGCCCAGGAACCTGCCCCTTTACCGACTCTCCAAGGCCCCCCACCCCGGCCTCGCTCTACCCCATCTGCTGCCGAGACTGCTGCTTCAGCCTCGAGTTTGGAAGGCATTGCTCCACCTCGTAAAGTTCGCCTCCCCGACCCCCCCCGTTCCCAGCAACTCCAACACCCTGAACCTCTGAAAGTTCCAGGGCCTAAAATTAGTGTCTCTGGTTCAGAACCTGTCCCCCCAGACGTGCTGCCTAAACCAGTTCATAAACTCCAGCCGCCCCCGCGCCTCCTAGATGCTCCAGTCCGGCCTGCACCGCCAAAACCCCCTGGAACCGGGACATCGGAAGATGCGATTGAAGTTCTCCAAAATGACTCTGTTAATCGCGTTCTCTCAACCCGTGGCCGCCGCACTCGTGGTAAGACCGCCCAAGAGGAAGAAGAGGAACTCCGGGCCAAAAATGCCGCTAAGGGTAAACGCCGCACCTCAGGAATTGAGGAGGAAGATGAGCTAGATTTTGGGGCTGACTCTCTTCTGAAGCTACAAACCATAGATGTTAGTCAATCCCTGGTGCGCCCACCCAAGCCAAAAGCCACCAAGAGTAGTCGCCCAGTTACCGTTAAGCCTGAGGCCAAGCCAGCACCCAAGAAAGCGGATAAGAATGATCGACGTGGTCATCGCGGGCGAGATCGCCAAGAGGAAGAAGAAGTCACCAGGCCTGAGAAAATCACCCTCGACGGTAGTCTCACGGTTCAGGAATTGGCGATGAAGCTGGTTGTTCCGGAATCGGAAGTGATCAAGGTTCTCTTCTTCAAAGGCATTGCTGCTACCATCAACCAGGCCCTAGATTTGGAAACCGCTGAAATGGTGACTAAGGAATTGGGGATTGAGGTTGAAGCGGGGACTCAAGAATCTGCGGCCAAGAAAGTCACAGAGATGATTGAGGCGGGGGATCTCGATTATCTGCAACGTCGTCCGCCCGTAGTCACGATTATGGGGCATGTGGATCACGGGAAAACCAGTCTTTTGGATGCAATCCGCCATGCCAAAGTAGCCCAAGGAGAGGCCGGTGGCATTACCCAACATATTGGGGCTTACCATGTGGATGTGGAGCATAATGGCGAACCGGCCCAGGTTGTGTTCCTGGATACTCCCGGCCACGAAGCCTTTACAGCTATGCGGGCCAGGGGCGCGCGGGTAACAGATGTGGCAGTCCTAGTGGTGGCCGCCGATGATGGGGTACAACCACAGACCATTGAAGCCATTAGCCATGCCAAAGCTGCGGGCGTGCCGATTGTTGTGGCAATTAACAAAATTGATAAGGAATCGGCCCAGCCCGATCGGGTGAAACAGGAGTTAACCGAATTTAATCTGGTTCCTGAAGAATGGGGGGGCGATACGATCATGGTTCCGGTCAGTGCCCTCCAACGGGAAAACTTGGATACCTTACTGGAAATGATCTTGTTGGTTTCCGAGGTTGAAGATCTCTATGCCAACCCAGACCGACCTGCGCGAGGGACAGTAATTGAAGCCCATTTGGATAAAGCCCGAGGTGCTGTAGCCACCTTCTTGGTTCAAAATGGCACCTTACGCGTCGGTGATGTCTTTGTGGCCGGGGCCTGCTTAGGGAAAGTCCGGGCCATGATTGATGACCGGGGACAACGGGTTGAGGCGGCTGGACCATCCTTTGCGGTGGAAGTCTTGGGTCTAACGGATGTCCCTGCAGCTGGGGATGAATTTGAAGTCTTTATTGATGAAAAAGCAGCCCGTTCTTTAGCCGATCAACGGACGATGGAACAACGGCAAGTTCGTTTGGCCCAGGCCATGGCTGCCCGACGTGTTTCTCTCACCACCTTGTCTGACCAGGCTCGCGAAGGGGAACTCAAAGAACTAAATCTGGTTCTCAAAGCAGATGTGCAGGGATCCTTAGAGGCGATTTTGGCTTCCTTAGGGCAACTGCCGCAAGATCAAGTCCAACTGCGGATTTTACTCTCAGCCCCTGGAGAAATCACCGAAACAGATGTGGACTTAGCCGCAGCCAGTAGCGCCGTTATTGTCGGCTTTAATACCACCCTCGCCAGTGGAGCCCGCCAGGCCGCCGATCAAAACAATGTAGACATTCGGGAATACAACATCATCTACAAACTCTTGGATGATCTCCAGGCCGCGATGGAAGGGTTACTTGATCCGGAAATGGTCGAGGAAGAACTGGGACAAGCCGAAGTCCGAGCCACTTTTGCGGTGGCCAAAGGTGTTGTTGCCGGTTGCTATGTCCAGGCCGGGAAACTCGTGCGTAACTGCAAAATCCGGGTTCAACGGGGGAATCAAACCGTCCATTCGGGTGTCTTAACGTCCTTGAAGCGGATGAAAGATGATGCCAAGGAAGTCGCAACTGGCTTTGAGTGTGGGGTGCGCTTGGATGACTTCCAGGGGTGGCAAGAGGGGGATGTCATCGCCGCCTATCAAACCGTGGCTAAACGCCGGACACTCTAA